From the Leptolyngbya sp. O-77 genome, one window contains:
- a CDS encoding NYN domain-containing protein — protein MSSVSRLSIFVDGNNMFYAQQKNGWFFDPRRVLDYFTSDPDVELINAFWYTGLKDPQDQRGFRDALISLGYTVRTKILKEYYDDNSGRYSQKANLDVEIVIDMFNTVDQYDRVILFSGDGDFERAIELLRSKSTHITVVSTEGMIARELRNVTDKYIDLNDIRDQIEKVDG, from the coding sequence ATGTCATCTGTTAGCCGCCTTTCGATTTTTGTTGATGGGAACAATATGTTCTATGCTCAACAAAAAAATGGCTGGTTCTTCGACCCGCGCCGAGTCCTGGATTATTTCACAAGTGATCCCGACGTAGAGTTAATCAACGCTTTCTGGTACACCGGGCTGAAAGATCCGCAGGATCAGCGCGGGTTTCGAGATGCGCTGATTAGCCTGGGATACACCGTGCGAACTAAAATTCTGAAAGAGTATTACGACGACAACTCCGGGCGCTATTCCCAGAAAGCAAACCTAGATGTGGAAATCGTAATCGATATGTTCAATACGGTCGATCAATATGACCGGGTGATCCTCTTTAGCGGCGATGGCGACTTTGAGCGGGCGATTGAACTGCTCCGCTCCAAAAGCACCCATATTACAGTCGTGTCTACTGAGGGCATGATTGCCCGCGAACTGCGAAATGTAACGGATAAGTACATTGACCTCAACGATATCCGCGACCAGATCGAAAAAGTGGATGGCTGA
- a CDS encoding NAD(P)H-dependent glycerol-3-phosphate dehydrogenase: MTAQPANFSVESVSAASLPKPVPLRPTVNLTVLGAGAWGGTLATLAERNGHRVRRWSRRFHAPIEDSLIGAEILVSAMSIKGVVELAPRLGQIGIDPATILVSATKGLDPETGRTPTQLWRDALPQQAIAVLSGPNLAKEIMQDLPAATVVSSSDAAAAQFVQRVFASERFRVYTNTDPLGTELGGTLKNVIAIAVGVCDGLKLGTNAKSALITRALAEIIRVGTYLGGETDTFFGLSGLGDLLATCNSPLSRNYQVGYQLAQGFSLSRVLADLEGTAEGVNTANVLFDLAQREQIPMPIAHQVYLLLNEQITPQQAVEALMERDLKSED; the protein is encoded by the coding sequence ATGACGGCTCAGCCTGCGAATTTTTCTGTGGAAAGCGTGTCTGCTGCAAGCCTGCCCAAGCCAGTACCCCTTCGACCGACCGTGAATCTGACAGTGTTGGGGGCTGGAGCTTGGGGCGGCACTCTGGCCACGCTGGCAGAGCGTAATGGGCATCGGGTGCGGCGCTGGTCGCGGCGGTTTCATGCGCCCATCGAAGACAGCCTAATCGGGGCTGAAATTTTGGTGTCTGCGATGTCGATTAAGGGCGTGGTGGAATTGGCACCGCGTTTGGGACAAATCGGAATAGACCCGGCGACTATCCTAGTCAGCGCCACCAAAGGGCTTGATCCAGAAACCGGGCGCACGCCCACCCAACTCTGGCGGGATGCGCTGCCGCAGCAGGCGATCGCCGTCCTCTCGGGCCCCAACCTGGCCAAGGAAATCATGCAAGACCTCCCGGCGGCAACGGTAGTGTCTAGCAGTGATGCGGCAGCGGCGCAGTTTGTGCAGCGGGTGTTTGCCTCCGAGCGCTTCCGGGTCTACACCAATACCGATCCGCTGGGCACTGAACTGGGCGGCACGCTAAAAAACGTGATTGCGATCGCCGTGGGCGTGTGCGACGGGCTGAAACTGGGAACCAATGCCAAATCTGCCCTGATTACCCGCGCCCTAGCAGAAATCATCCGCGTCGGCACCTATCTGGGCGGCGAAACCGATACGTTCTTTGGTCTGTCGGGGTTGGGCGACCTGCTGGCCACCTGCAATAGCCCCCTCAGCCGCAACTACCAGGTCGGCTATCAGCTTGCCCAGGGGTTTTCTCTGTCGCGGGTGCTGGCAGACCTAGAGGGGACGGCCGAGGGTGTGAATACAGCAAACGTCCTTTTTGACCTAGCGCAGCGGGAGCAAATCCCCATGCCGATTGCCCACCAAGTCTATCTGCTGTTAAATGAGCAAATCACGCCGCAGCAGGCAGTGGAGGCGCTCATGGAGCGGGATTTGAAGTCGGAGGACTAG
- a CDS encoding ureidoglycolate lyase, with protein MPTSVVRQLVVQPISAEAFRPFGQVIFASPDGARFGPEDAQLCLDRGIPRFYIMRLHQRGRQFSRITRHRQCTQCLGALEGKDWFIAVAPPSELDQPELEAIAAFHIPGTCFIKLNLGTWHAGPYFDQDTVDFYNLELSDTNLTDHQTHDFRQSHGIQFELVG; from the coding sequence ATGCCAACGTCAGTTGTTCGTCAGCTTGTGGTGCAGCCCATTTCGGCGGAGGCATTTCGGCCGTTTGGACAGGTGATTTTTGCCAGTCCTGATGGGGCCCGATTCGGGCCCGAGGATGCTCAGCTTTGTTTGGATCGGGGCATTCCCCGGTTTTATATTATGCGGCTGCACCAGCGCGGACGGCAGTTTTCCCGCATTACTCGCCATCGGCAGTGTACCCAATGTCTGGGGGCGCTGGAGGGCAAGGATTGGTTCATTGCGGTTGCGCCGCCGTCGGAATTGGATCAGCCGGAACTGGAGGCGATCGCCGCTTTCCACATTCCTGGCACCTGCTTTATCAAGCTGAACCTAGGCACCTGGCACGCGGGCCCCTACTTCGACCAGGACACGGTGGATTTCTATAACCTGGAACTCAGCGATACCAACCTCACCGACCACCAGACCCACGACTTTCGCCAGAGCCACGGCATTCAGTTTGAACTGGTGGGCTAA